From the Xyrauchen texanus isolate HMW12.3.18 chromosome 37, RBS_HiC_50CHRs, whole genome shotgun sequence genome, one window contains:
- the LOC127630667 gene encoding protein FAM110A-like: MSVDTLQPSRRLMRLAGTPGPQSRNPEIHCPVQSSPGMRKPSAVERLEADKAKYVKSQQVALKKHQLVTCPSSNGQNGPGAQQPTRKVPARPSESETSHLYLEHLCKLIDGVSDSTMPVVSQSNSTWKAQDDADPCKPLSPTLQLSAMEKTNVGLTSTSQVKAAVEALGTNGGPTLTVRRVDVRPQLPQMRMASRPQLQSRPPVQVPMRQVPTQLLHLLRPYTQPNQNPIGFKQLHNVTNVTRGPIKPPSSPAPTSPSSTSPLSPFSSLPFPLKSNTEPASFASPAPLTPNSVAPFLAKNDFQSPPSPAITRHSSTSSRKRPSLTRSKSDVSECFSRAGVELERFFNYCGLDPSDLEELTRPGSDIVSVSRLRSASAPASEHTADSNEDEEEEAAKDERPGYGVSVIERNARVIKWLYGMRQAKESTKVANV, from the coding sequence ATGTCAGTTGACACTCTACAGCCATCTCGGCGATTAATGAGGTTGGCTGGAACTCCTGGCCCCCAAAGTCGCAACCCAGAGATCCATTGTCCAGTCCAATCATCTCCTGGGATGCGAAAACCGAGTGCAGTAGAACGCCTGGAAGCAGATAAGGCCAAGTATGTGAAGAGCCAACAGGTGGCTTTGAAGAAGCATCAGCTGGTCACTTGTCCCTCCAGCAATGGCCAAAATGGACCAGGTGCTCAACAGCCAACAAGAAAGGTACCTGCGAGAcccagtgaatctgagacttcaCATCTTTATCTGGAACATCTTTGCAAACTGATCGATGGTGTTAGTGATTCAACCATGCCAGTTGTTTCACAATCCAACAGCACTTGGAAAGCCCAGGATGATGCTGACCCATGCAAGCCCCTTTCCCCAACTCTCCAACTGAGTGCAATGGAAAAAACAAATGTTGGGTTGACTTCAACAAGTCAAGTAAAAGCTGCAGTAGAGGCTTTAGGAACTAATGGAGGTCCTACCCTGACGGTGCGGAGAGTCGATGTGAGGCCACAGTTACCTCAAATGAGGATGGCCAGTAGACCGCAGCTGCAGAGCCGTCCACCGGTGCAGGTTCCCATGCGGCAGGTCCCAACACAACTTCTGCACTTGCTTAGACCCTACACGCAGCCAAATCAAAACCCAATTGGCTTCAAACAGCTTCATAATGTTACGAATGTCACTCGAGGACCTATTAAACCACCAAGCAGTCCTGCCCCAACGTCACCTTCCTCTACATCTCCATTGAGCCCATTCAGTTCTTTGCCTTTTCCCTTAAAATCAAACACTGAACCAGCATCATTTGCCTCTCCTGCCCCTCTTACTCCAAACTCAGTAGCTCCATTCCTGGCCAAAAATGATTTCCAATCACCACCATCTCCAGCCATCACTCGCCATTCCTCAACAAGCTCCAGGAAGCGTCCTTCACTGACGCGTTCAAAATCGGATGTCAGCGAGTGCTTTTCGCGAGCAGGGGTGGAGCTTGAACGCTTCTTTAATTATTGTGGCCTAGACCCATCAGATTTAGAGGAACTAACAAGACCAGGTTCCGACATTGTGTCTGTTTCACGTCTCCGTAGTGCCAGTGCGCCAGCATCCGAGCACACGGCTGATAGTAATGAGGATGAGGAGGAAGAGGCAGCAAAAGATGAACGTCCTGGTTACGGTGTTTCCGTAATTGAGAGAAATGCACGAGTTATCAAGTGGCTTTATGGAATGCGCCAAGCCAAAGAAAGCACCAAGGTAGCCAACGTGTAA